A window of the Macaca nemestrina isolate mMacNem1 chromosome X, mMacNem.hap1, whole genome shotgun sequence genome harbors these coding sequences:
- the TENT5D gene encoding terminal nucleotidyltransferase 5D has translation MSEIRFTNLTWDQVITLDQVLDEVIPIHGKGNFPTMEVKPKDIIHVVKDQLIGQGIIVKDARLNGSIASYILASHNGISYKDLDIIFGVELPSNEEFQVVKDAVLGCLLDFLPKGVKKEKISPDIMKEAYVQKFVKVCNGHDCWSLISLSNNTGKNLELKFVSSLRRQFEFSVDSFQIVLDPMLDFYSDKNAKLTKESYPVVVAESMYGDFQEAMTHLQHKLISTRKPEEIRGGGLLKYCNLLVHGFKPACMSEIKNLERYMCSRFFIDFPHIEEQQKKIESYLHNHFIGEGMTKYDYLMTLRGVVNESTVCLMSHERRQILHLITMMALKVLGELNILPNTEKVTCFYQPAPYFVAEAGYPTYVTSEPPPIIFQPYYPLHFHGSNGMG, from the coding sequence ATGTCTGAAATCAGATTCACCAATCTCACTTGGGATCAAGTTATAACACTGGATCAAGTGTTAGATGAAGTAATTCCAATTCATGGAAAGGGGAATTTCCCCACAATGGAGGTAAAACCAAAAGACATCATTCATGTTGTGAAAGATCAACTCATAGGGCAAGGAATTATTGTTAAAGATGCCAGATTGAATGGTTCCATAGCAAGTTACATACTTGCAAGCCATAATGGAATCAGCTATAAGGATCTGGACATTATTTTTGGTGTTGAGCTTCCAAGTAACGAAGAATTTCAGGTTGTTAAGGATGCAGTTCTAGGTTGTCTACTTGACTTTTTACCAAAAGGTGTAAAGAAGGAAAAGATCTCCCCAGATATCATGAAAGAGGCTTACGTACAGAAATTCGTCAAGGTTTGCAATGGGCATGATTGTTGGAGTCTTATCTCCCTTTCAAATAACACTGGAAAGAATTTAGAACTAAAATTTGTGAGTTCACTCAGACGGCAGTTTGAATTTAGTGTAGATTCCTTTCAAATTGTTTTGGATCCCATGTTAGACTTCTACAGTGACAAAAATGCCAAGCTAACCAAAGAGTCCTATCCTGTTGTGGTAGCTGAAAGCATGTATGGAGACTTCCAGGAAGCAATGACGCATTTGCAACACAAGCTGATATCTACCAGGAAACCTGAAGAGATTAGAGGTGGTGGCCTTCTGAAGTACTGCAACTTGCTGGTTCATGGCTTCAAACCAGCCTGTATGTCAGAAATCAAAAACCTAGAACGTTACATGTGCTCTAGattctttattgattttcctcATATAGaagaacaacaaaagaaaattgaatcatACCTCCACAACCATTTCATAGGTGAAGGAATGACCAAGTATGACTACCTTATGACCTTGCGTGGAGTTGTGAATGAAAGCACCGTTTGTCTCATGAGTCATGAAAGAAGACAGATTCTCCACCTGATCACCATGATGGCTTTGAAAGTACTTGGAGAACTGAATATTCTACCTAATACAGAAAAGGTAACTTGCTTTTATCAGCCTGCTCCGTACTTTGTGGCTGAGGCAGGGTACCCTACTTATGTAACATCTGAGCCACCCCCCATTATCTTCCAGCCATACTACCCACTGCACTTTCATGGGTCAAATGGTATGGgttaa